A part of Phoenix dactylifera cultivar Barhee BC4 chromosome 2, palm_55x_up_171113_PBpolish2nd_filt_p, whole genome shotgun sequence genomic DNA contains:
- the LOC103715435 gene encoding ammonium transporter 1 member 2-like: MSSPSCSASDLAPLLGGAGNSSAAAAAQYICSQFDTMALQLTDAASAIDTTYLLFSAYLVFSMQLGFAMLCAGSVRAKNTMNIMLTNVLDAAAGALFYYLFGFAFAFGAPSNGFIGRHFFGLKRIPQPGFDYSYFLYQWAFAIAAAGITSGSIAERTQFVAYLIYSSFLTGFVYPVVSHWFWSTDGWASASRPVGNSLLFRSGVIDFAGSGVVHLVGGVAGLWGAFIEGPRIGRFDHASRSVALRGHSATLVVLGTFLLWFGWYGFNPGSFITIDKSYGPIGSIHGQWSAVGRTAVTTTLAGCTAALTTLFGKRLQTGHWNVIDVCNGLLGGFAAITAGCSVVEPWAAVICGFVAAWVLIGLNKLAAKVKFDDPLEATQLHGGCGAWGIIFTGLFAREKYVNEVYPGRPGRPYGLFMGGGGRLLAAQIVQILVIAGWVSCTMGPLFYALHRMGLLRISPEDEMAGMDLTRHGGFAYIYHDDDDSGTGHDAAGGFMLKSSNVRVEPNATNPV; encoded by the coding sequence ATGTCGAGCCCGTCGTGCTCGGCGTCGGACCTGGCCCCGCTCCTCGGCGGCGCCGGCaactcctccgccgccgcggcGGCGCAGTACATCTGCTCGCAGTTCGATACGATGGCGCTCCAACTCACCGACGCCGCCTCCGCCATCGACACCACCTACCTCCTCTTCTCCGCCTACCTCGTCTTCTCGATGCAGCTCGGCTTCGCCATGCTCTGCGCTGGATCCGTCCGGGCTAAGAACACCATGAACATCATGCTCACCAACGTCCTCGACGCCGCCGCCGGCGCCCTCTTCTACTACCTCTTCGGCTTCGCCTTCGCCTTCGGGGCCCCGTCCAACGGTTTCATCGGCCGCCACTTCTTCGGCCTCAAGCGCATCCCCCAGCCGGGCTTCGACTACTCCTACTTCCTCTACCAGTGGGCCTTCGCCATCGCCGCCGCCGGGATCACCTCCGGCTCCATCGCGGAGCGTACCCAGTTCGTCGCCTACCTCATCTACTCCTCCTTCCTCACCGGCTTCGTCTACCCGGTCGTCTCCCACTGGTTCTGGTCCACCGACGGCTGGGCCTCCGCCTCCCGCCCAGTCGGCAATTCGCTCCTCTTCCGCTCCGGCGTCATCGACTTCGCCGGATCTGGCGTCGTGCACCTCGTCGGCGGCGTTGCCGGCCTCTGGGGTGCCTTCATCGAGGGCCCCCGCATCGGGCGCTTTGACCACGCCAGCCGATCCGTGGCCCTCCGCGGCCACTCCGCCACCCTCGTCGTCCTCGGCACCTTCCTCCTGTGGTTCGGCTGGTACGGCTTCAACCCGGGTTCCTTCATCACCATCGACAAGTCCTACGGCCCGATCGGGTCCATCCACGGGCAGTGGTCCGCCGTCGGCCGAACCGCCGTCACAACCACCCTGGCGGGCTGCACGGCGGCGCTCACCACCCTCTTCGGGAAGCGCCTCCAGACGGGGCACTGGAACGTGATCGACGTCTGCAACGGCCTCCTCGGCGGGTTCGCCGCGATCACCGCCGGGTGCTCCGTGGTGGAGCCCTGGGCGGCGGTGATCTGCGGCTTCGTGGCGGCGTGGGTGCTGATCGGCCTGAACAAGCTGGCGGCGAAGGTGAAGTTCGACGACCCCCTGGAGGCGACGCAGCTCCACGGCGGTTGCGGTGCGTGGGGGATCATCTTCACGGGGCTGTTCGCACGTGAGAAGTACGTGAACGAGGTGTACCCGGGGCGCCCGGGGAGGCCGTACGGGCTCTTCATGGGCGGAGGGGGGAGGCTCCTGGCGGCGCAAATCGTCCAGATCCTGGTGATCGCCGGCTGGGTCAGCTGCACGATGGGCCCGCTCTTCTACGCGCTGCACCGCATGGGCCTGCTCCGGATCTCGCCGGAGGACGAGATGGCCGGGATGGATCTCACGCGCCACGGGGGCTTCGCCTACATCTACCACGACGACGACGACTCCGGCACCGGCCATGATGCCGCCGGGGGCTTCATGCTCAAGTCCTCCAACGTACGGGTCGAGCCCAATGCCACCAATCCGGTCTAG